Proteins co-encoded in one Megalops cyprinoides isolate fMegCyp1 chromosome 1, fMegCyp1.pri, whole genome shotgun sequence genomic window:
- the dnai2b gene encoding dynein intermediate chain 2, axonemal: MEIVYVYTKKRSEFGRQCNFSDRPAELHVDILPDPSLAANFVVRDPCDVPLQCSQEMSEHEVNTERYESESRGINHVEGGWPKDVNPQEMEQTIRFRKKVEKDEHYINTIMQLGSHMEHCIKQNNAIDIYQVYFEEDEEMEECEEQPWAKTINVFRDPNEIKRTATSLSWHPDGSRKLAVAYSCLEFQRATSDMSLDSYIWDIANPNKPEMTLKPVSPLVCLEYNPKDSHILVGGCYNGQIAYWDTRKGSQPVEMSTIEHSHRDPVYKVIWLQSKTGTDAFSASTDGQVLWWDIRKMSEPTERLVLDPSKKGNLDNALGAISLEFETTMPTKFMVGTEQGLVVSCNRKAKTPAEKIVCTYSGHHGPIYALQRNPFFPKNFLTVADWTARIWSEDIKESSIMWTKYHMAFLTDGCWSPVRPSVFFTVKMDGTLDVWDFLFKQNDPTLSLKVCDEALYSLRVQDNGRFLSCGSQLGTATLLEISPGLCTLQRNEKALATAMFERETKREKILEARHREIRLKERSRSEQSKEEEGKEAHGEESAEDLVAQAEKEFFDIVEAELKRREKEARKPTPLPALVLTESDVLLHLTPPLGTGSEDKTE; the protein is encoded by the exons ATGGAGATAGTGTACGTGTACACGAAGAAGCGCAGCGAGTTCGGCCGGCAGTGCAACTTCTCGGACCGGCCGGCCGAGCTGCACGTGGACATCCTCCCGGACCCCTCTCTCGCGGCCAACTTCGTCGTCAGGGACCCCTGCGATGTGCCCTTGCAGTGCTCCCAGGAGATGTCCGAGCACGAG gtGAACACGGAGCGGTACGAGTCTGAGAGCCGTGGGATAAATCACGTCGAGGGCGGCTGGCCCAAGGACGTCAACCCCCAGGAGATGGAGCAGACCATCCGCTTCCGGAAGAAGGTGGAGAAGGACGAGCACTACATCAATACCATCATGCAGCTGGGCAGC CACATGGAGCACTGCATCAAGCAGAACAACGCCATCGACATTTACCAAGTGTACTTTGAGGAGGACGAAGAGATGGAGGAGTGCGAGGAGCAGCCCTGGGCCAAAACCATCAACGTTTTCAG GGACCCTAACGAGATCAAGCGCACAGCCACCAGTCTCTCCTGGCACCCGGACGGCAGCAGAAAGCTGGCTGTGGCCTACTCCTGCCTGGAGTTCCAGCGGGCCACCTCGGACATGAGCCTCGACTCCTACATCTGGGACATAG CAAATCCCAACAAGCCAGAGATGACCCTGAAGCCAGTGTCCCCGCTCGTTTGCCTGGAGTATAACCCCAAGGACTCTCACATCCTGGTTGGGGGCTGCTACAACGGCCAGATAG CTTACTGGGACACCCGCAAAGGCAGCCAGCCCGTGGAGATGTCAACCATcgagcacagccacagagaccCCGTCTACAAGGTCATCTGGCTGCAGTCAAAGACGGGCACCGACGCCTTCTCTGCCTCCACCGACGGCCAG GTGCTGTGGTGGGACATCCGAAAAATGAGCGAGCCCACGGAAAGGCTGGTCCTGGACCCCAGCAAGAAGGGGAACCTGGACAACGCCCTGGGGGCCATTTCTCTGGAGTTCGAGACCACCATG CCCACCAAGTTCATGGTGGGGACGGAGCAGGGCCTGGTGGTCTCCTGCAACCGCAAGGCCAAGACGCCCGCGGAGAAGATCGTGTGCACGTACAGTGGCCACCACGGCCCCATCTACGCCCTGCAGAGGAACCCCTTCTTCCCCAAGAACTTCCTGACCGTGGCCGACTGGACCGCGCGCATCTGGTCCGAGGACATCAAGGAGTCCTCCATCATGTGGACGAA GTACCACATGGCCTTCCTGACAGACGGCTGCTGGAGCCCGGTCAGGCCCTCCGTGTTCTTCACCGTGAAGATGGACGGAACGCTGGACGTGTGGGACTTCCTGTTCAAGCAGAACGATCCCACGCTGAGTCTGAAA GTGTGTGACGAGGCCCTGTACAGCCTGAGGGTGCAGGATAACGGCCGCTTCCTGTCCTGCGGCTCCCAGCTGGGCACAGCCACCCTGCTGGAGATCTCCCCGGGACTGTGCACCCTGCAGAGGAACGAGAAGGCCCTGGCCACCGCG ATGTTCGAGCGGGAGACCAAGCGGGAGAAGATCCTGGAGGCGCGGCACCGCGAGATTCGTCTGAAGGAGCGCAGCCGGTCGGAGCagagcaaggaggaggagggcaaggAGGCGCACGGGGAGGAGAGCGCCGAGGACCTCGTCGCGCAGGCCGAGAAGGAGTTCTTCGACATCGTGGAGGCCGAGCTcaagaggagggagaaggagg